One Triticum dicoccoides isolate Atlit2015 ecotype Zavitan chromosome 3B, WEW_v2.0, whole genome shotgun sequence genomic window, GGGCATTACTCCAAGGACTGCACCGAGCCAAGGAAGCAGCGGGCGCTCCTTGCTGCCGCGACAGCCGACGACGAGCCGGGGCTGCTTTGAAGATCGACATGGAGGTGTTCGAATAAACGACAACAAGGTTAAGGGGGTGATTGATAGAGTTTACCTTGTTGTCTAGGTTTTCATCATGTTTATTTAGCAGTGTCATGCATGTTGTCACGTCCAACCTACCTGGCTGTGGGCATGTACTCACGTAGAGAAGAGATCATGTGTGTATATGCAAGTTAGTTGTGTGTCCTGTTGAGTTTGTTAGTAGTTTGCATGGATAGGCCAGCTGCATGCGTCTAGTTCTGTGGAGTCCAAGCGGACGAGTTGTGtagcagaatgaggtggagaaagaAGCGGGCAAAATCAGTTGTGGCATGCGCCGGCTGCGTGAACTCCTAGTTGATCTGCAGAAACTTGGAAGTGACTCAAACTAAACGTGGGTTAGTTGAGTAGTAACCGGGTCAGATAGTTGTGGCCAGTGCGTGTGTGTGCATGGAGTTAGTGGGTGAGTGGCTGCGTTTTAGCCGTGTGCTTCCGGCTATTTAAGCCATCATGTAATTGCATTGCAAGTGTGAGAATACAAGAGAAAAGGGCACAAGTTGTGTGCGGTGCTAAGCCTCTGTGTGTGTTCTTCTACCTTTGTGTGTgagagtcttcttcttcctcgggctgtGCCAACATGACGGGCCTTCTGGCGCGTATAATTCCGATAAACTTCAGATCATCCAGGCAGCGGATGGAGCTGTTGGTGTTGCCATCTTGCATTACAATAACCTTCAAATGTGGCAGAGGAAGGTCAACTCTGAGGGTGTTGCCATATGGTTTCGGGGCAAGATTGTTGCATTGCATAACATTCTTAACATCGCTCCCCGGACTGGGAGGAGCATGGAGTCTCTCAAACTGGTGGGGTATGATGAGAGGATACAGATGTAATCTTTTTAGCTAGACACGACTGTGTCTAAATGGTTCAAACCAAGTCAATGCAATCCGTAAAACTTAATGGAACGTTGTCTGAATATTATTGTCATCCTTTCATGAGTTTCTACCCACTAGGTGATTGCTCAGCCTTGGTCTTTATATTTTAGGAAATAACCCAATCGTGCTATGTTTTTATACGTGATTGCTTGCATACGGTTATTGTGACTTCTAAATGTTGCACTTACAACTTGAGCTTAATAAGCAATTTCCTGTGATAAAACTTAGCTAGCAATTATTATTTTTTCTAGATGGATGAATTTATAGCCGTATTGCTTTATTATTTTGATGTAGTTGAAAATATCGATTGAAATGTCAAATGATAAATTTTTGTGGTAGTATCAACAGTTACTTTTGTACACCTGCTTTGTATGAATGTTCCTTACATTTTACAAGAAATGTGGTTTTGTTTATGTATTGCTAGTATCGAAAGTGACTTTTAACACAGTTCATAAAAATAAGTTATAAAAGTAAATTATTTTGCTCGAGTTACATTTGGCAGCTCATCTTTTTAACGGTCTCATGTTGCCTTCTCTTATCAATTTGTCTTTTATTGTGGAACTGCTGTTAATTGTCGTAATTCTTATGCCTCTAGGCACAGCCATTGCTGGCGGAACTAATGGAGCTGAAATGCTAGAGTGATTTGATGTGCTACTGTGCTGAAACCGTTCAACAGGTAAGAAGATCCCCTGAATATAATTTATGAGATTTGGGGACTGTTTGATTTTCTCTTTGGAGAATATATATATGTGGTGGCAAATGTGGGCAGCATGCACCCTCAAACAACTGCCAACGTGGAAGAGATTTGGATTCACACATGCTAGTAACACAGAGAAACCATTATAACTAATGGTGCCGAGGCTGAGTGTCGGATCATAAATGATATGCAGATGATCCACATGTTGTTCTCCCTTGCTTTTGTTGTTTCATAATCTGTAAGCTAAAAGCAATATGTTAGTAGCCCATTTTGCTATTACAAACATCAGTCACCTCATTCTTTTCTGTTGAGAAAAGCAATATATCAGTAACTCTCTTGTGTTGCGTCCATCACCTTAAAAAAATATTTGTGAGAAGGCTGAAGGATTTATTTTGTTGTCATATATAGCTAGTAATACGATTTTAGTCTGCTATTTTCGAGGAGATATGATATAGCTCTACTTTATGTTGCCTAGCTGATCATGAGTTGCATACTCCTGTTAGATTCGGCTTGTTCATAATACACTATTACATGCTACCATTAGGCTCACATTGTTCATACACTGTTACACACTCCTAGGTGCTACTACTATTAAGTTTTGTCAGTATCTGCATGAGGTTTACTAACATATTAACGCTTTTgttttctccagctgaagaaggGAGGATGCTGTTGTTAGCTGTCACTGAGTTTGTCGCATCGCATCAATAGGAGTTGTTAGTTGTCACCGGGTTTGTCGCATCGCATCAATAGATCGGCGGCGTTTGTATGTTAACAGCGAAAACTTATCGTGCCTTAGTCTAGCCAAGTATGTAATGTGGCAAGATGCTTTTGAATACCTGATCCGGGGAATTTCATCTTAACTATGGTAGTATTATTTCAAGTCGGATTTGATCTTGTCTTTGCCTTTTCTAAGTGCGTGTGCTTGGCAGCTCTTGTCTTTAGCCAGGAGAGTTTCTGGCCCACGCATTTGTATGCTTGTGTGCGCTCCTCAGCTTTGGTTTGGAAAAGAACGGTCCTAACTGAATGCTGTGCTGCCAGTGTTTGAAAAGAACGGTCCTGACTAAAAAGCTTGGGAGTTGCTCCAGAATTTATACAAATAAATGATCGCCGGTGTTAGATCAAATCAAATGTGCATTCGTTCATGCTGTAGCCCGCCCGCTCAGTGGAGAAATATCTGAAACTGCACGCCACGCTGTCAAATTATGGTTAGATGGACCCAACTATTCAAACATGCCCATGTAAAGTTTCAGGCCATTTGCAAAGTATCCCAAGAACTTCTAAATGGATTTGTTTGATTATTTATGTCATCGCAAGTTACGCTGATTTGCATCGGCTGATTTTACAACTTCTGGGCGTATCGAGAATGCTCATCTTTAGCCAAGCCAAACTGTCATGGAAGGTAGCATGTCCATGTAATGTTTCAGGTCATTTGCAAAAGTGTTATAATAAAAACTTCTAAATGGATTTGCTTGATCATTTATGTCGTCGCAAGTTACGCTGATTTGCATCAGCTGATTTTACAACTTTTGGGCGTATCAAGAATGCTCGTTTCATCCGATGTGATGGACCAAGAGCAGTACAACCCAAACTGTCATAGAAAGTTGTTGCCTTCTATGTACATGTAGAAGCCAAATTTGCAGAACTGAAGTTTTACTGAGATTTTAAATAGTTTTTTATGTACTCAAGTTCAAAAATATCCGCCGTAGGTCTCCGCCCAGATAAACAGAGAGTTTTCATCATTTTTTCCATATGCAATGTGATGGACCAAGAGCAGTACAACAGAACAAACATCATTAGTTGGGTTCGGCCACACCAAGTTTCAGTGATACTGCCCAGGAGGAGCCTCAAGCAACCAAACTGCTGACGACAACAGAGTGCCGCAACCAAAAACATCAGTAGCCCATCCTAATTAAGCATGTTTATCCCTTGTATTTCGCAAAAATGTAGCCATCATCAGGCTAAGGCTAGCAAAGCATAGACAAACCACCGTGCACCTGCTATCCACGGGCGAAGCGCGAAACAAAAGAAGGAACTTCATTCATCTCTACAAGAGTATCCGTAATCTATATGCTGCATGCAAGTACTTCCTGTACTTTTAACCTGCACCAAAACCTCCCAATGAAACCTTCAGCATATCCCATGCGGCGGCGGGTACTGGTGGTAGCCACTGGGAGGCACAAGGAACGTGCTTGTGACGCTGCCATCGGAGCCGGTGGTCGGAGAGCTCGTCTGCGGGCTTCCAGTTCCAGCGGGATGCAGCCCCGACAGCAGCATGCTCCTCCCGGCCTGCATTGGAGGCAGGTTGTTGACCTGCGCCTGCCTGCCCAAATCCTGGAAACCCCACCGGTACGtcctgccgtcgtgctgctgctgtggaggagTCGGAGTCTGGTGCCAGTGGCCATAGCTGCCTGCACCCATGCTCGCAGTCGTACGGTATCTCTCACTGGACCCTCCTGGTATATCGTGTCTGCTTTGGGGGTAGTAGTACTGCTGGTGCTGATCCGTTGAGCACGCCCCGCCTGAGAATGGCGGCCGCCTCTGGTCTTGTTGGAAGGCTCTGCTGTTGTACGGCTGCTCGGCTGGGTAACCAGGATTCGAGAAGGGGGATGCATCAACGTTTGCCGACGTTGGGTGTTGCTGCTCTGGCTGTACCCATTGCTGCTGGCTCCCTTGGTGCATAGCATTTGTATTATGATCATCTGGCAGCCACCATTGCTGCTGGCTCCCTTGATGCTGGAGATTTGCATGACCATCCGGCATCCCCCATTGCTGCTGGCTCCCTCGGCGCCGAACGTTTGCGTGTGCATATGTTTGCCCCCACTGCTGATTGCCCCCTTGCTGCGGAACATTTGCGTGTGCGTATGGCTGCCCCCACTGCTGGTAACTCCCTTGCTGCGGAACATTTGCGTGTGCATATGGTTGCCACCGCTGCTGGTTACTCCCTTGCTGCGGAACACTTGCATGCGCATATGGTTGCCCCCGCTGCCGGTTACTCCTGCGCTGCGGAACATTTGTGTCTGCATATGGTTTCCCCCGTTGCTGCTTACCCCCTAGCCGTGGAGCATTTGTGTGTGCATATGACTGCCCC contains:
- the LOC119274555 gene encoding glutenin, high molecular weight subunit PW212-like; protein product: MISGDERFHIATLPTSDQAKKFVDQFILLMKRDGYTLCNSTVCNGFSELTQQSTDVSQPDYLTGEHPQYQGFSPSVAKTVVINECKDTGFASEKRLPDVHAHARQQGSQQWGLLDVHANVLYQGSRQWGLPDVHANAQHEGHWGMPDAHRNAMQQGSTQQWGQSYAHTNAPRLGGKQQRGKPYADTNVPQRRSNRQRGQPYAHASVPQQGSNQQRWQPYAHANVPQQGSYQQWGQPYAHANVPQQGGNQQWGQTYAHANVRRRGSQQQWGMPDGHANLQHQGSQQQWWLPDDHNTNAMHQGSQQQWVQPEQQHPTSANVDASPFSNPGYPAEQPYNSRAFQQDQRRPPFSGGACSTDQHQQYYYPQSRHDIPGGSSERYRTTASMGAGSYGHWHQTPTPPQQQHDGRTYRWGFQDLGRQAQVNNLPPMQAGRSMLLSGLHPAGTGSPQTSSPTTGSDGSVTSTFLVPPSGYHQYPPPHGIC